The nucleotide window ATAAACTTCTTGTGGAACTCGGAGCGCAGCGTGTCATTGACGAAGCGCTTCTCTTTCCGGGCCTCGTCGACTCCTTTGGCACAGTTTTTGAACACAACGTCATCATCCCACCTGGAAGGATAGAGATTAAACTTTTGGTGCCAATACAGCAAagttttttcctcctcagaacATTCATTCAGACACACTGTAAGaaagcctctgtgtgtgtgagagatacCTTCTCTTGACTCTGAATGTAGTCGGAGTTTGGCTCTGTTGCTGCTGTCCCGCCAAATTAATCAGCGGGTTTCCACTCAACACATTCTGCACTCGaatcctctcctcctctgccttcTGTTCTCgctcctaaaataaaaacacacagaggtcaAATCTGCcttctctttaaaacattttgtgatttGATGAGTTTCAGTTACGGCTCATGCAAACATAAGAGCGTGAGCTCCTTACTTTGCGTTCTTGCTCCTCAGCCCGCTCTTTCTTAATCTTTTCAAGTTCAGCCAGGAGGGCGGCGGTGTCGTCATCATCACTTTCTTCCTCAGagttctcctcctcttcatcctatgaagacaaaacagaggCTAAATCAGTAAAGGTGCCTGATGAGAGTTTACCACGCGTTTCAGTGTGAGGACTTACATCAGTGAGAGGATCATCAGCATCAAGGTTTGCTGCTGGGATCTGATCCAGTCTGGGCCTTtttgaagatgaagatgaggacGATGATGTGGTGTgctctgaagaaaaataaaaaaaatcggCACAACGCAAGTTAAGAGGATACACCTTGAGGGGCTCCGTTTAAGTTTAATATCAGGGGAAAGACTAACCTCTTGGTCCCCTCTCTCTGGTCTTCTCACGCGCAGCGACGCGCTccctctcctccagctccctgCGAAAGTCACGGGCACGCACCTCCTCAGGGGCATCCTGGGTGGGCTGCCTGTTCACAGGgagagtttttaaagaaatataactTCAGTATCTGGACTGCAGTGTAAATCTACCCAAAAGGAGAAGGCAGGagataaaatatgaaacatgcTGATCAGTCAACAGATTTGGTTTAATTGATGGCACTGACAGAGTCACAGGACTGTGTGTTGTTGATTAGTTTATGTTTAGTCCTCTGACCTGTACTTGATCTTGGTGTGACCTGGAAGATCTCGGCTGGAATATTGCTTGGAAAGGGCACTCAAATCCCCTTCTCcttttcccctccctcctcttgcCGGCTCAAACGTAGGCCTTGCAGCTGTAGTCATCTTTGATGGCTCTAAAATGtgacacatttacaaaaacacagcagacatCGCATCAAATCAGGACATAAGAGTTTCATCAAGATATGatgaaataatataaaatataaataaagcaaaagttcAATTTTATTGTGCTTGTGAAGCTCAAATCGAATATTAGCATGTAAATGATGCTTGTTTGCTGgagttaaaaacacaagttagcTTGCTAGCCACTAATGCTAACGACTTGCTAACCGGATTTACCAACGCAGTTAAGGCGCAGATATCTTTATAAACGTTTCACCTGAAAGCCTCATGAGATTATTATTAAACTACAACTAAcctttataataaaatatctttataAAAACGTATTTCAGAGCAAAAATACTTACAGAGCCGCTACCACACGACAAAAGGCATCCAATACACAGTGTGACGTCACTTCCGGGTCAAACCTCCGAGAGAGGAAAAGATGCCTTCACAGACAATTGGACATTATTTGTGTGCGAAAATAATAAGACAggaactataaaatatttagcaaAATCGCTGTAAAGTAGACTAATGTTCCTAAAAAAAGATATGAGAGAATCAAATTTCGCGAGAAGATTATCCCAGTTattagaggaaaataaaacactgtatatgttttatgtttttttagcCTACGGACTTCAAAAAATAGTGCAGTGCTGCAGTGGAGACGCTAGGGGGCAGATTTAAGACGCTGCATTAAAACGCAACTTGGTCATCAGTTAACTTTTGTCAAAGTGTCactttttcatgtttacttGAGCATTAAAAGAGTTACGGAACACTGAATGTTCCTTCTGTGCACTTTGgacataaaataaactgcagagaaagaaaaaataaaaactccagaAACTGAACGCATGTGCATAAAACGCAGTCCCAGCAGGTCAGACTGAAGGGGAAAAATAGGTATGGATGCTTGTTATTTAAAGATTATCAGTCTCATTAAAAATGTCTAACAAAGTGGGAGTGGGATAAAGCTCCCTGATTGTATGTGTACAATTTTAACAATCTGTAACTTATTAAAGTGAGTTTTTCCACAAGGATTGTTTTAGAAAACttacaaaatttaaacaagtttaaatagTGATGCTCTTAAATTAGTCTTTTTGGAAAATATATTCAGGTTAAATCTTCACTTCTTTAGGAAATAACTTTAATAGCTCTatgaccttgtttttttttttaattcacgtAAGTTTTAAGCTGCTTGTCTACCATTGTTTTGTTGAGCACACACTGGCTATTTTCTTTGTTAATGTGTGATGCATGATTGAAGCGAGGTATGTCAAATATGAAAACCACAAATATTAGATCTTCAAGAATGTAGTTTGGTTAAACTTTTACACGATGTGTAAGATGTGGGACATTGAGGCAGTGCAAgcaaactaaaatcaaaactcCACTGATTCTGATTTAcacttatttaatttaataataaccAAACTATGACGACAACAGGATAAAAAGGTTGTAAAGATGACGATAAATGGCAGTTTTAGGTTCATCATCCTCATATTTCTTTTAGCCTggtgaaaaacaagaaacacataCTTGTAAAGATATAAGAAACCTGAATTgtcatatatataaataattttattgtgttgtaGTCTACAAAATTTATTAGAAATCtcacaaaaatcattttattgtgaGAAGGGACAGACAATTTGATCAAATcttgtaaattaaattattcaCAGTCTCGTGTGATGTTGTGAGAGTTCTGTAAGCATTTGGTGTATGcattgaggacgactctcagctactaccacactgaattttagctcagtctctgtaaaaaCTGGCTGACTTGTCGCCACTTTCGTGTTTTGTAAGTGgcgcttagctgtggcagccattttgaatcgggttgattccaaaggttaatcagttgtagatgtttatcaaatatttacttACTTAGCTTTTATCATgctggccttttattaaaatctattcaactcttagctggccttcagtactcttagttagcctttcggtacctttagtttagtttttatcatttctgatcaactgaggtttttaaatcctagttcagtttatgttagctttcatttcatcttagtttgtttttcctcagtttatcttgtgtgtgt belongs to Kryptolebias marmoratus isolate JLee-2015 linkage group LG13, ASM164957v2, whole genome shotgun sequence and includes:
- the cwc15 gene encoding protein CWC15 homolog — encoded protein: MTTAARPTFEPARGGRGKGEGDLSALSKQYSSRDLPGHTKIKYRQPTQDAPEEVRARDFRRELEERERVAAREKTRERGPREHTTSSSSSSSSKRPRLDQIPAANLDADDPLTDDEEEENSEEESDDDDTAALLAELEKIKKERAEEQERKEREQKAEEERIRVQNVLSGNPLINLAGQQQQSQTPTTFRVKRRWDDDVVFKNCAKGVDEARKEKRFVNDTLRSEFHKKFMEKYVK